TGACTGTTCTCTCATTTATCGAGTATATaggtttgtatatatgtattgtATTTGTATATCGTCATTAATAGTTTCGTATAATATGCttatatatttcaatattgtTTCAGTTAATTTCGTTGAAAGTTCTCCATTTGATTACATTGCCGAAGGACGAAAAAAAAGACTGTTTTAAAGGGAGACTCCAAAGTCGATCTCCACATGGAATGCTAGGCTAATTCAGCCGTTGCAGCTTAGCCATAATAGTTGCCTGGTGCCTGGGTGGGATAGCCCTTGGCTCCTCCGTCGGAGGAGGAGGCTCCGCCGCCCCTGGACGAGGGATTCTCACTGAAGAGGCCGCCAAAGTTTTTCGAGCTGAAGATGTCGCCCAGTCCTCCAGAACCTCCGCCTCCTTGCTGAGCACCTCTGTTGGAATTTCCACCGCTGAGCAGACTCCCCAGGAAGCTGCTGGCACCACCGCCGCCAGCGCCTGCATTGCCACCACCGCCGGATAGAACGGATCCCAAGAGACCGCCAAGGATGTTACTGCCACCGGatccgccgccaccgccgcctccTGCTGCCGGTCCTCCGCCATAGCCACCGCTCGGCTGGTAGCCGCCAGCAGGCTGGCCACCACCGGGTCCTCCGGCTCCGCCGCCCTGCAGTTGCTTGGCTATCTGGCCTGCAATGATACCGGACACCGCTTGACTCACCGCCGGATTCGAGAAGAAATTGGAGAAGAAGCCGCCCTCCTTGTCCTTGGGTTTCtgggcaccaccaccaccattgTTTTCGTAGCCTGGGGCGGGTGGCGTGTAGCCCGGTCTGGGTTGGTATCCGCCAGGAGCTTGAGGTTGATAGCCTCCAGAGGATGGTGGCTGGTAGCCGCCGTTGTAGGGATTGTAGCCGCCGTATCCACCGTTGCCGCCACCACCGCCATATGGATTGTAGGGCGCCGCAccaccgcctccgccgccGTTGGAGTTGGGTAGGCTAGGGTACAGGGAGTGGCCGCCAGCCGAGAAACCACCACCATATCCGCCGCTTCCACCACCGCCCGCAGCACCACCGTTCGCACCCGCTTCCGGCAACGGGGCACTCGGGGCATTCGGGGCATTCGGGGCGTATGCGTTATGGCCCACCTCTGGGTCTGTCGGCAAAGCAGTGCGCAAGCAGTTGGTTAGCCACAAAAGCAGGGTTTCGAATCGAATGGAAAGCATAAGGGGGAGATAagataaaatacaaaaacgtAAACAACACAAATTAGGCGGGTGAATAAACAaacgaaaatattaaaacagtCAATGGTCGGGTTGCAATAAATGGACTTAGCCTACGCGATTGATTAATTACCACACCGCTTTAAGTCTACACAACTTTGAGTTTCTGTCCGCCCAAACTTAGTCTAGTTAAGTCTTCGCTTCAGtgttatatattaaatatatccATATCCGACTTCGCACACACGTGCTTACGTGTATTTAATGCTATGTACAACTCTTTAGTTTGTGGTTTTGATTAGTAAATACTCGAATACTTATTGTTTGCTCCTCCAATTCCTCGCCGTGTATGAGTCAATGTGGGCAGTACTGTCGTGGGTAATGGTagtggtattggtattggtattggtattggtattggtagtAGTGGTAGTGGTAGCGGGTAGTATCTTATATCGATAAAATGATTTCGGTTTGGTTAATACTGGTCGTACTGTTTACATGGTTCCGGTTCAGAGATTGCAAATGAAGTCAGCATTAGTTGGTGTCCCAAATCAAGTGTgtgcaaatacaaatacaaacgGACGGAGTAAATATGCTCGACATGAGTGTTTTTTATCCGGAATTTACAGCGACAAAATCGGTTTGTTTCGTTTTCTTGGGAAGCTTTGAATCTCTGGGACCTCGTTTGCCTAACTCGGAGTGTTTGAAATGCTTAACAATTTGTTGTTTGTCTCTGTGATTTCTATTTTGTTTAGTGTTGGAAAATTGCTTCTTGGCTTTCGattttgtatatgtatttgtatttgtatttctGGCAGTTAGTTGGTAATGTAAATGCCTTTCTGCGACAGTTTTTGATTTCTTTTGATTCACTTTGGGAGTCTGCAGCACTTAGAGCCTAGTTTtcgtttttagttttaagttTTCACTTTAGATTAGTTTTGAACACCTTAGGCTAGCTTAATTCTTGttcgtttgttttttaaaatgCCATTTAACTTGCTTTAGTGATTATTTATTCGTATTCGTAAtcgtataaaaaaaaacaatcggTTCTTGTTTTCACGCAGGGCACTTGGTGCTCTGCCATCGAGTGTAGCTCATTATGCATTTTGATTGACATGCGTATCTTGTATCTACAACACTATCCGTctaagtatctgtatctgtatttctgactgcagcagcagtggcagtggcatcATCGAAAGCCCTGGATCCGCCAGTGTCTGGCCGCAAATTCGTAGCAtcaacaaaaatgaaattaacaTCAAAGTTGCCCAAATCATcacgtgtatgtgtgtgtccgtgtgtATGTTCGCCCTGTGTGTGGCGGTCAggcttgccacgcccccctgaCCAGAGGCTGGCTGGCTAAGCCTGAAATTAAATTCCAATTTAATTGAGCTGCAAAAAAGAGCGGCTCGCAGGGGCAGGCAGTTCCCCTTGACTGATAGCCTAaaattcacacacacacacacatatatactCGTACACACACACGAGCACACTCTTCTACACaatattaaattgaaattacgTATTCGCAGTGTGAGCCAGACAGCAAAGGCTGCCGAGCAAAATGCCAAAATACGTAGAACGAGTGTGGCAAAGGCTTACAGCTTATAGTGTAATTAAAATACAACCTTTGAATTGTAGTGAATTGTACGAGAAGTTAGCATCAAGCGAAGCTTCAAAAGATGCCCagcaaaaatgtattttcttATCAGACAAATATAGATACTAATTCATGATCTACAAAATCATTTATAAAACGGCTTATGTTTCGGACTTGtcaaatcaaaacaataattaaGTATCCAGTAAGCTACAGTCCTTgaaattacgtatacgcagcgtgggCTAAAGAGCAAAGCAGAACTACAATTGTTCCAAATATGTCAAAAAAGTATCTGCAAAGTTAAAGGCTTTATAAGTAAATCATCGACCAACTGTAATCTCgtacaatttttaaatgccaatcttactgctgctgcttctgcttttacatttttcttaagcctaagccaaaacaaaaagtcaAACAAATATCAAGAAATatggataataaaaaaataaaaaataataagtaaGGCATAACCTTCGTGTGAGATCCCATTTTTACTGCTTTTTTAGTTTGAAAATAACTCGTTTACTGCTTTAATATTGCTTAAATCGATGCGAAACTTACTTCATAAAACTAGTATTTTTCGCAAATCTCAGAATGACAGCACCAGACATGTCTTAGAAAGAGTTGATAAGAGTTCGGTGAATTGGAAGTGATCCTTTGTTAGTAGAACAGTTCAGTGAAAATGGGCTCATTCCAAAGGTTATCCCTAGCATATGGGATGGTTGTTTAATTTCCGGGGGTCTTCGGGAGTGGTGTTCTGTGGCTTTGTGCCGCTATTCTGCTGCTACCGCCCCAGCCTATTACGTGTGCGGCAGGAGGGCCAGGACGAGCCCCAAGATCAGGGCGGGCATCCCCAGTCCGCCCAGACTGCCGGCTGCCGAGGGATGCGCCTGGGTGCGCCGGTTGTAGGGGTTCTGttggttctggttctggtaCTGCGGCGGCGGCTTGTTGTACATATTCGCGTTGGAGTGCTGGCTCTGGTAGCCCTGATAGCCCTGGTAGTTGCTGCCGTAGGGCGCCaggccgccgccgccgccgccgaggaTGCCCAACGTCGAGCTGGGCAGTCcgacgccgccgccgacgcCGCCATTGCCGCCGCCTCCAACGCCGCCGGGCGGACCGCCAGTCCCGGTCGGCCCGCCACCGCCATAGAATGGCAGCTGGCCAAAGATGAAGGGCGGATTGTACGGGTTCACCGGCTGCAGGCCGTGCATGGGGTAGCCGGGGTTGAGGACGCTGCCTGGATGATTGGGTTGAGGGAACTGCTGGAACGGAGGCGCCGACGTGGGCGAGTTGTACGGGAAGATGGGCATGTTCGGTATGACGGGCATGTGGTGCTTGGCCCCGAAAACGTAGTGCGGATCTATCACGCCCGTCGAGGAGGCGCCTGCCGCCCCCGCGTTGCCGCCCTTGTCGCGatcgtttccgtttccggcgttaccatttccgtttccgtggCCGTGGCCATGAGCGCCATCACCACCGCTATCGCCGCCACCCTGCTGATGGTTGTACGTGTAGGTGTTAAGCGTGGGGTTCGATGAGGCGGGTGCAAAGATGTTGTTCTCGGGTCCCTGGCCCAGACTCGATCCTGTTAGTGGTTAGTGGCAGTCGATGGCACGCGGGGAGAAGAGAGCGGGTTTTCTTGTTAGCGCTAGTTTTGGGTATGATCCCAATCCCGCCCAGCCTGCCTCTTCTTAGCCCCCTCTCCGGACAGCACAGAGAAAATATTCTATATAAATGTTAATCTATCAGGCAACAGTCAAACTTCCTTATAAACTTGATTCTATTATATTAATTCAAGATCTCGTAATTGATGTTAATTTCAAGACATGGACATTAAGAAATTGGGTTTgctattaaaattattttcgtTTCAGCTGCTAGAATGTGTAAgcttaaaataaaaaggaattacTTGGTTGTAAAGCTTTTTAGTGCTAATAAAgttgaatttaatttgagATATATGTTATGCGTAGCTTCACAAAATGGGAGTTTTACTGTCACTTGAGTGTGGAAATAGACGTTGCATGGTGCCTTTTTTCTCTCTGTACTGTTGCTTCCTAAAGCATGCAGAAGTGATCGGCGgagagggggcgtggcggggGCGGGTGGGTGGTTAGCGGTCGAGTATTTGCAAGCCTTGAGCGAATGAGGCGATGAatgagcgagcgagcgagtgATTGATTGGTTGGTTGATTGAGAGTCGAATTGAGTGTTAGATTGATTGAGTCAGCGGAAGCGCTCAGTGTGTTGGTGTGGGTGTTAGATCGCCATACAACATATTACATTCAGGTATATAGcatagatatatataaatgGAAATGATCACACAACTTAACAAATACTTggggccaaacaaaaaaaaaaacaaaataagttCGATAATTTGGAATAACGCTTATAGCCTTGCAGAGTTTCGAGGCTAAGAAAGAGTATGTGAAAACGTAATTATTGGGCAATAGGCCAATAACGActtattgttttttatattgcagaaaatattatttcttgAATTGCATTCTCGTCTCTGTGAGGCTATTGTAATCTTCGGCGCCCGAAGTCAGCTCTTGTGCCCCCAGAAATTTGTTGAAATCAACCCGAAATAACTTGTTTTGGGGAACCAAAAAGATGTAGCCGCCAATCGCCGGTCGCCAAACCTCGAAGTTCGAATTACGAAACACGATGCCAATCGCCTGGACAACTCCCCCAGGGAAGCGCACAATGAGTAATCAAGTGGGGGGTTCCAAGCTAAATACCTGACGGATTGGCCGAGGGGGCTGCCAAGTTGGGGCTGCTGTTCGAGGCGGTTGATCCTCCGCCGGAGCGCCGTTTGCAGGTGGGATAGTTGCCGCAATCCTTGCCGTCACGCTGGTTGTAGCTGCACGAGTCGCTGGTGATGACGCACTCCTCGGTGGGCAGGCAGCCAATGTCCCCGCATCCACGGCCGTACTCTTCGCCCGCGGGAAATTCGATTAGGTTCAAGGATTACGGATTACGATTTACGGGTTACGGATTACGGATTTCGGATTTCGGGTTGCGGATTGCGGGTTTCAGTGTGTGTTTTGTGGATCA
The Drosophila mauritiana strain mau12 chromosome X, ASM438214v1, whole genome shotgun sequence DNA segment above includes these coding regions:
- the LOC117147932 gene encoding uncharacterized transmembrane protein DDB_G0289901 isoform X1; this encodes MLALPLLTLAVLASCGYTVDAYSKYGRGCGDIGCLPTEECVITSDSCSYNQRDGKDCGNYPTCKRRSGGGSTASNSSPNLAAPSANPSDPEVGHNAYAPNAPNAPSAPLPEAGANGGAAGGGGSGGYGGGFSAGGHSLYPSLPNSNGGGGGGAAPYNPYGGGGGNGGYGGYNPYNGGYQPPSSGGYQPQAPGGYQPRPGYTPPAPGYENNGGGGAQKPKDKEGGFFSNFFSNPAVSQAVSGIIAGQIAKQLQGGGAGGPGGGQPAGGYQPSGGYGGGPAAGGGGGGGSGGSNILGGLLGSVLSGGGGNAGAGGGGASSFLGSLLSGGNSNRGAQQGGGGSGGLGDIFSSKNFGGLFSENPSSRGGGASSSDGGAKGYPTQAPGNYYG
- the LOC117147932 gene encoding protein pygopus isoform X2, coding for MLALPLLTLAVLASCGYTVDAYSKYGRGCGDIGCLPTEECVITSDSCSYNQRDGKDCGNYPTCKRRSGGGSTASNSSPNLAAPSANPSGSSLGQGPENNIFAPASSNPTLNTYTYNHQQGGGDSGGDGAHGHGHGNGNGNAGNGNDRDKGGNAGAAGASSTGVIDPHYVFGAKHHMPVIPNMPIFPYNSPTSAPPFQQFPQPNHPGSVLNPGYPMHGLQPVNPYNPPFIFGQLPFYGGGGPTGTGGPPGGVGGGGNGGVGGGVGLPSSTLGILGGGGGGLAPYGSNYQGYQGYQSQHSNANMYNKPPPQYQNQNQQNPYNRRTQAHPSAAGSLGGLGMPALILGLVLALLPHT
- the LOC117147932 gene encoding WW domain-containing protein C660.06 isoform X3; amino-acid sequence: MLALPLLTLAVLASCGYTVDAYSKYGRGCGDIGCLPTEECVITSDSCSYNQRDGKDCGNYPTCKRRSGGGSTASNSSPNLAAPSANPSGSVLNPGYPMHGLQPVNPYNPPFIFGQLPFYGGGGPTGTGGPPGGVGGGGNGGVGGGVGLPSSTLGILGGGGGGLAPYGSNYQGYQGYQSQHSNANMYNKPPPQYQNQNQQNPYNRRTQAHPSAAGSLGGLGMPALILGLVLALLPHT